From the genome of Gemmatimonadaceae bacterium, one region includes:
- a CDS encoding M28 family peptidase, with translation MFARNMMWLATVGLSAIGVLIAPPAGAQAADAQTTRLMARLSALSADSMEGRRAGTPGSKRARQWIIGELTAMGANPVGTSFEQAVTLPARAGSDTSGANVIARIPGTRRDGPVIVLSAHYDHLGVRNGQVFNGADDDASGCVALLTIAERLLKDPPQHDVILAFFDNEEGGCTAPAPS, from the coding sequence ATGTTCGCTCGAAACATGATGTGGCTCGCGACGGTGGGGCTCAGCGCGATTGGCGTGCTGATCGCTCCACCGGCGGGGGCACAGGCGGCGGATGCGCAGACGACGCGCTTGATGGCGCGGCTGTCCGCGTTGTCGGCCGATTCCATGGAGGGGCGTCGTGCAGGCACCCCCGGATCGAAGCGCGCGCGCCAGTGGATTATCGGCGAACTGACGGCGATGGGGGCGAATCCCGTAGGAACATCATTCGAACAGGCGGTCACGCTGCCGGCACGCGCCGGAAGCGACACCAGTGGCGCCAATGTGATTGCCCGCATTCCGGGCACACGTCGCGACGGACCGGTGATCGTGTTGAGTGCGCACTACGATCATCTGGGGGTGCGCAACGGACAGGTGTTCAACGGAGCTGACGACGATGCGTCGGGGTGTGTGGCGCTCCTGACCATCGCGGAACGCCTGCTCAAGGACCCGCCGCAACATGACGTGATCCTGGCGTTCTTTGACAACGAGGAAGGGGGATGCACGGCTCCCGCACCTTCGTGA
- a CDS encoding penicillin acylase family protein, with translation MTGPVRGFVGNAVLCALVVFTWPGRVEAQRSASSDTSSTSLRVPGLRAPVTLLRDSAGIVHIRASNEHDMFFAQGYSAARDRLFQLELWRRQATGTMAEVLGPRWVARDRASRLLRYRGSMVAELAHYHPRGATIITAFSDGVNAYIARVQRDPALMPPELTWLGITPGRWTPEIVVSRHNALAANSKDEMPTARAVRAIGEDAVRRRRLFEPAPARLALDSAVARLLDAVTDNAVMAPYDGAKNVPVFRAEEVAASVRRPASSPTSGDTGNVNGPTPERWESNNWVVAGSRTASGKPIVANDPHRTIATPSLRYLVHLTAPGWDVIGGGEPAIPGVAIGHNRAGAWGLTIFGIDAEDLYVYDTGERDARAYRYDGRFERMREVVDTIRVKGVAPHVITMRFTRHGPVLYEDTVTHVAVALRAAWLEVGGAPYLASLRIDQASNWSAFRQALGYAHMPSLNWVWGDTSGVIGWQSAGIAPVRKNWDGLVPVPGDGRYEWAGFLPIAQLPHLVSPPKGAFGTANAFNVPADYPHFNALARTWAEPWRLKRLTEVLDTVHGATVSSMATLQHDESPMAARQLVPLLRNIELTGDLAKAARDSLFAWNGVLSANSVGAAIYAVWERRISAHTADMVLPLVVRPIMRTVPLSRTIDWLASADTILGAHPTVARDSILVRAFNEAIRDLTGRFGRDIGMWRYGSDKLHYVRIAHALDGVVADSIKGRLSPGPLPRGGYANTLNATGNSDNQTAGASLRVVIDLANWETAIATNTPGQSGDPRSPHYRDLFALWARGEYVPLPFGRQAVDRRTERRGRDPAMNRPAAPMHLLLAEDDRQLRASIVRGLREASYTVEPTGSGTQALALAESHAFDAIILDVLLPGMSGLLVCRAIRARDDRVPILMLTALDSVEQRIAGLDEGADDYVTKPFDFGELLARLRALTRRHHDAATAPLVVGDLVIDTRRHTVHRGDREITLTAKEFALLHYLARHAGTVVSRADLMTHVWDDQRTNYTNIIDVYASRLRRKIDEGEVQPLFTTLRGTGFLLEAPAPVAPARPRPVRRS, from the coding sequence ATGACCGGACCGGTTCGTGGGTTCGTCGGAAACGCGGTGCTGTGCGCCCTCGTGGTGTTCACATGGCCGGGCCGAGTTGAGGCCCAGCGCAGCGCATCGTCCGATACGTCGTCGACGTCGTTGCGGGTGCCGGGGCTTCGCGCGCCGGTGACATTGCTGCGCGATTCGGCCGGCATCGTGCACATCCGGGCCAGCAATGAACACGACATGTTTTTCGCGCAAGGCTACAGTGCGGCGCGGGATCGATTGTTCCAGCTCGAACTGTGGCGACGTCAGGCAACCGGCACGATGGCCGAGGTGCTCGGCCCGCGCTGGGTAGCGCGCGATCGCGCCTCACGCCTGCTCCGCTATCGCGGGTCGATGGTCGCCGAGTTGGCACACTATCATCCCCGCGGTGCCACCATCATCACGGCCTTCAGCGACGGCGTGAACGCCTACATCGCCCGCGTGCAACGCGACCCGGCGTTGATGCCACCGGAACTGACGTGGCTGGGCATCACGCCCGGTCGCTGGACGCCCGAGATTGTGGTTTCTCGTCACAATGCGCTCGCCGCGAATTCCAAGGACGAAATGCCGACGGCACGCGCCGTGCGCGCCATTGGCGAAGACGCCGTGCGCCGTCGGCGACTGTTCGAGCCGGCGCCGGCGCGGCTTGCCCTCGATTCCGCGGTGGCCCGACTGTTGGATGCGGTCACCGACAATGCCGTGATGGCACCATACGATGGGGCCAAGAACGTGCCGGTGTTCCGCGCCGAGGAGGTGGCGGCATCCGTGCGTCGGCCCGCGTCGAGTCCGACATCTGGCGACACCGGCAACGTCAACGGACCGACACCAGAGCGCTGGGAAAGCAACAACTGGGTGGTGGCGGGATCGCGAACGGCCAGCGGCAAGCCGATCGTGGCCAACGATCCGCATCGCACGATCGCGACGCCGTCGCTGCGCTATCTGGTGCATTTGACTGCACCGGGGTGGGACGTGATCGGCGGTGGCGAGCCGGCGATTCCGGGCGTGGCCATCGGGCACAATCGCGCGGGCGCTTGGGGGCTGACAATTTTCGGCATCGATGCCGAAGACCTCTACGTCTACGATACCGGTGAGCGCGATGCGCGGGCCTATCGTTACGACGGTCGCTTCGAGCGCATGCGGGAAGTGGTTGATACCATTCGCGTGAAGGGCGTTGCGCCGCACGTCATCACCATGCGCTTCACACGCCACGGTCCGGTGCTGTATGAAGACACGGTGACGCACGTGGCGGTCGCCTTGCGCGCCGCCTGGCTGGAGGTGGGCGGCGCACCCTATCTGGCAAGCCTGCGCATCGATCAGGCGAGCAACTGGTCCGCATTTCGGCAGGCGCTTGGCTATGCACACATGCCTTCGCTCAATTGGGTGTGGGGCGACACCAGTGGGGTCATCGGCTGGCAGAGCGCCGGCATCGCACCAGTCCGAAAGAACTGGGATGGACTGGTGCCGGTGCCGGGTGACGGGCGCTATGAATGGGCTGGGTTCCTGCCCATTGCGCAATTGCCGCATCTCGTGTCGCCGCCGAAAGGCGCCTTCGGCACCGCCAATGCCTTCAACGTGCCTGCGGACTATCCGCACTTCAACGCGTTGGCACGCACATGGGCCGAACCCTGGCGGCTCAAGCGTCTGACGGAAGTGCTGGACACCGTGCATGGTGCCACGGTGAGCAGCATGGCAACCCTGCAACATGACGAATCCCCAATGGCCGCCCGGCAACTCGTGCCGTTGCTCCGGAACATCGAACTGACTGGCGACCTGGCCAAGGCCGCGCGGGATTCACTGTTTGCGTGGAATGGGGTGCTGTCAGCCAACTCGGTTGGCGCGGCGATCTACGCCGTCTGGGAGCGCCGAATTTCCGCGCACACTGCCGACATGGTGCTGCCGTTGGTGGTGCGTCCAATCATGCGCACCGTGCCATTGTCCCGTACGATTGACTGGTTGGCATCGGCCGATACCATCCTCGGCGCGCATCCGACGGTCGCCCGCGACTCCATTCTGGTTCGGGCGTTCAACGAGGCGATCCGGGATTTGACCGGACGCTTTGGTCGAGACATCGGGATGTGGCGCTACGGTAGTGACAAGCTGCACTACGTTCGCATCGCACACGCGCTCGATGGTGTCGTTGCCGATTCGATCAAGGGGCGGTTGTCGCCGGGTCCGCTGCCGCGGGGCGGCTATGCCAACACGCTGAACGCGACGGGTAATTCGGACAACCAGACAGCCGGTGCCAGCCTGCGGGTGGTGATCGACCTGGCCAACTGGGAGACGGCGATTGCGACGAACACGCCGGGGCAGAGCGGTGATCCTCGCAGTCCGCACTATCGCGATCTCTTCGCGCTCTGGGCCCGCGGTGAGTATGTGCCCCTGCCCTTTGGACGGCAGGCGGTGGATCGTCGGACTGAGCGTCGCGGACGTGATCCGGCCATGAATCGCCCTGCGGCGCCCATGCATCTCCTGCTGGCCGAGGATGACCGGCAACTTCGCGCGTCCATCGTGCGCGGCTTGCGAGAGGCATCCTACACCGTGGAACCGACCGGCTCCGGAACGCAGGCCCTCGCATTGGCGGAATCGCACGCGTTCGACGCGATCATCCTGGACGTGCTGTTGCCGGGCATGAGCGGGCTACTCGTCTGCCGGGCCATTCGCGCGCGCGATGATCGGGTGCCGATTCTCATGCTGACGGCGCTCGACAGCGTGGAGCAGCGAATCGCCGGCCTCGACGAAGGGGCCGACGACTACGTCACCAAACCGTTTGACTTTGGCGAACTGCTGGCCCGACTGCGCGCCCTGACCCGGCGACATCACGACGCAGCCACTGCGCCACTGGTGGTGGGTGATCTGGTCATCGACACCAGGCGGCATACGGTGCATCGCGGCGACCGTGAAATTACCCTCACAGCCAAGGAATTCGCGTTGCTGCACTATCTCGCCCGCCACGCCGGGACGGTAGTGAGTCGTGCCGACCTGATGACCCACGTGTGGGATGATCAGCGTACCAACTACACCAATATCATCGACGTGTACGCCAGTCGGTTGCGCCGAAAGATCGATGAGGGCGAGGTGCAGCCGCTGTTCACGACGTTGCGCGGGACGGGATTCCTGCTGGAAGCACCCGCACCGGTCGCGCCGGCGCGACCTCGTCCCGTGCGGCGAAGCTGA
- a CDS encoding M28 family peptidase yields MTSGMIPLEKMALDISLDMVARQDGKALWVSGTSHNPAFKPMAEAAANAAAIPIRFGHDTKDLKPGDDWTNSSDHAAFHGKGIPFLYLGVEDHVDYHKSGDDADKVDPVFYRGAVDFAHRLVREADARIDGLPLKSVPGR; encoded by the coding sequence GTGACGTCGGGAATGATTCCACTGGAAAAGATGGCACTCGACATCAGTCTCGACATGGTGGCGCGTCAGGACGGCAAGGCGCTGTGGGTATCGGGCACGTCGCACAATCCGGCGTTCAAGCCGATGGCCGAGGCGGCCGCGAACGCAGCGGCGATTCCCATTCGGTTCGGACATGATACCAAGGACCTGAAACCCGGCGACGACTGGACCAACTCGTCGGATCATGCGGCGTTTCACGGCAAGGGCATTCCGTTCCTGTATCTCGGCGTTGAAGATCACGTCGACTATCACAAGAGCGGCGACGACGCAGACAAGGTCGATCCGGTGTTCTACCGTGGCGCGGTGGACTTTGCCCATCGATTGGTACGCGAAGCGGATGCGCGCATTGATGGCCTGCCCCTCAAATCAGTGCCGGGGCGCTAA
- a CDS encoding S9 family peptidase — translation MTVQVIRRPLHLALIVALAAAPWGAVPATALAQRGGGRGGAVVPADAPMSPTRLPKGPRAMMLADWYRVANVSTPMVSPDGKRIAMTVTRAVESENRRHSEVWVVNSAGGDPQRWTSPSTESSNPRWSHDGKYLFFTSQRPGGRGNTWAIRLDEPGGEAIQVDGYAEGSMPSHQTFAISAGPARQDPPARNAADPFARMQPMAKPPFDGITRPADPTRFDGRHVVDMSYKVNGAGFVPGRATARTWRPQQVWRQSMGDTARTMLTNATYSHRSPTVSPDGQWVAFIADAKLRADSVVDLERDSLAKLPYNKVRDETERNEADIYVMPATGGTPRKVAEWMGAESDLAWSADSKRLAFIGRPGRTKSARIYMVDATGGVPRNIIGDWPYEPSNIDWLSNGRLMLSAEIGGRTAILEADGGGKATPTEVVKGRRQLRGMSFDAEGRTVAFVATSMNKPTELFVARHDGSEERQLTHFNDEVNADVVWSDAERFTYKSVGNLEIESWLMKPYGYEPGKKYPMVIYIHGGPHSAYGEGWFDEFQNLAAQGLFVLFTNPRGSSGYGAPFTYSTRGRWGLEDYQDLMKAVDIVAARPDVDSTKMGATGGSYGGFMTTWIATRTNRFKAIETDRTITDWTYWYGSSDAQGLTEFEFYGKPWDNQKLYDTLSPIRYVQKVKTPMLMVQSEEDFRTPMGNAEMWFMSLKKQGVPVEMVRYPRSNHDLSRTGEPWLLVDRLGRIRQWFGYWLQGAKPGVVQ, via the coding sequence ATGACTGTTCAGGTCATTCGTCGCCCGTTGCACCTTGCACTGATTGTCGCTCTGGCTGCCGCACCGTGGGGCGCCGTCCCTGCCACCGCGCTTGCGCAGCGCGGCGGGGGACGCGGCGGCGCCGTGGTGCCGGCGGACGCGCCGATGAGCCCCACGCGGCTCCCCAAGGGGCCGCGCGCGATGATGCTCGCTGACTGGTATCGGGTGGCGAATGTGAGCACGCCCATGGTGTCGCCCGACGGAAAGCGTATCGCGATGACCGTGACGCGCGCGGTCGAGTCGGAGAATCGTCGTCATAGCGAGGTCTGGGTGGTCAACAGCGCCGGAGGTGACCCGCAGCGCTGGACGTCGCCGAGCACCGAGAGTTCGAACCCCCGTTGGTCGCATGATGGCAAGTATCTGTTCTTCACGTCGCAGCGTCCCGGTGGCCGCGGAAACACCTGGGCCATTCGTCTGGACGAGCCTGGCGGCGAAGCGATCCAGGTGGATGGGTATGCCGAGGGTTCGATGCCGAGCCACCAGACGTTCGCCATTTCGGCTGGTCCCGCGCGCCAGGATCCTCCGGCGCGAAACGCAGCGGATCCGTTTGCCCGCATGCAACCGATGGCCAAGCCGCCGTTCGATGGAATCACGCGTCCGGCCGACCCCACGCGTTTCGATGGTCGTCACGTGGTCGACATGTCGTACAAGGTGAACGGGGCGGGCTTTGTGCCTGGACGGGCCACGGCGCGCACATGGCGTCCCCAGCAGGTCTGGCGTCAGTCCATGGGCGACACCGCGCGCACGATGCTGACGAACGCCACGTACTCCCATCGCTCGCCAACGGTTTCGCCGGATGGACAGTGGGTTGCCTTCATTGCGGACGCCAAACTGCGTGCCGACTCGGTGGTTGATCTGGAGCGCGATTCGCTGGCGAAGTTGCCGTACAACAAGGTCCGCGACGAGACGGAGCGCAACGAGGCGGACATCTATGTCATGCCGGCAACCGGCGGCACACCGCGCAAGGTGGCGGAGTGGATGGGTGCGGAATCCGATTTGGCGTGGTCGGCTGACAGCAAGCGACTGGCGTTCATCGGGCGTCCCGGTCGCACCAAGTCGGCGCGCATCTACATGGTGGACGCCACGGGCGGCGTGCCGCGCAACATCATTGGTGACTGGCCGTACGAGCCGTCCAACATCGACTGGCTGTCGAATGGCCGTCTGATGCTCAGCGCCGAGATCGGTGGACGAACGGCGATTCTCGAAGCGGACGGCGGCGGCAAGGCGACGCCCACTGAAGTCGTCAAGGGACGCCGCCAGCTTCGCGGCATGTCCTTCGACGCGGAAGGCAGGACCGTGGCGTTCGTGGCAACGTCGATGAACAAGCCGACCGAGTTGTTTGTCGCCAGGCACGATGGGTCGGAGGAACGTCAACTCACTCACTTCAACGACGAAGTGAACGCGGATGTCGTCTGGAGCGATGCGGAACGGTTCACCTACAAGAGCGTCGGGAACCTCGAAATCGAAAGCTGGTTGATGAAGCCATACGGCTATGAGCCGGGCAAGAAGTATCCGATGGTGATCTACATTCACGGCGGTCCGCACTCGGCGTACGGCGAAGGCTGGTTTGATGAATTCCAGAATCTTGCCGCGCAAGGCCTGTTCGTGCTGTTCACCAATCCCCGTGGGTCCAGTGGCTACGGCGCGCCGTTCACGTACAGCACGCGCGGGCGCTGGGGGCTGGAGGATTATCAGGACTTGATGAAGGCCGTCGATATCGTCGCCGCGCGTCCGGACGTGGACAGCACGAAGATGGGTGCCACCGGCGGCTCGTACGGTGGCTTCATGACCACCTGGATTGCCACGCGCACCAATCGGTTCAAGGCCATCGAGACCGATCGCACGATTACCGATTGGACGTACTGGTACGGTTCCAGTGATGCGCAGGGGCTGACCGAGTTTGAATTCTACGGCAAGCCGTGGGACAACCAGAAGTTGTACGACACGCTGTCGCCGATCCGCTATGTGCAGAAGGTGAAAACGCCGATGCTCATGGTGCAAAGTGAAGAAGACTTCCGCACGCCGATGGGGAACGCCGAGATGTGGTTCATGTCACTGAAGAAGCAGGGGGTGCCGGTGGAGATGGTGCGCTACCCTCGCTCGAATCATGACCTGAGTCGCACGGGCGAGCCGTGGTTGCTGGTTGATCGGCTGGGGCGTATCCGGCAATGGTTCGGGTACTGGTTGCAGGGCGCCAAGCCGGGGGTGGTGCAGTAG
- a CDS encoding TonB-dependent receptor: MRLNGFSRTLFAGSLAVILTVPAAVFAQVTKPDSAAARDSAAQRLVPVNVRATRSGQSGFGSPLAITHVDRSAYAAKSGFGLNDAMAGVPGALVQSRYGTSDVRITIRGFGARGAGDRSNAGTSRGIRVLLDGIPETEPDGRTSFDNIDLAASEGIDVIRSNASSLWGNAAGGVVSVSTVPNGVDRPFSSVQMMSGSFGMQRYVAQIGAPVGNGGVAYATLTNTTLDGWRVNSDARRVLFNAGLATPVGEKTLVRMHLLGANNLMHIPGPLSAAQVAADPKQANATYNTRDERRYNRLGRLGMAVEHKIDAKQSVSTTAYVNPKFLQRSERGTFRDFTRYHVGGNVQYNRVEVLGGKSNRFTSGIDQAYQDGAILFYGLTAAGKRAADLRDNKKEGAYNSGIYAEDELSVSDKLALTVGARADAISYYYQSFIDAKTNASKRFARVTPKLGATWRVSPTHTFYANVGGGIEAPAGNETDPASTFGQDTVTAINPLLEPIRSTTFELGSKHAFAVGTGEHFVQTVSYDVAGYLTNVANEIVPYRGGRFYFTAGEARRMGLEIGLTAHAKHGFSLQNALTLSRNTYQKYLVDSVHYSAAKAGVFADYSGNRIVGIPDWFYSSNLVFAPSTAPLGLALQAGIQGTGSYFADDANKVTVDASHIIGVGIRADRLMHVGDTYVRGFVSVENLTDRKWIGSAYLNPDVVSNVPLAYEPGSPRSVLVSFSVSRGR; this comes from the coding sequence ATGCGCCTGAATGGCTTCTCCCGCACGCTGTTTGCCGGCAGCCTGGCTGTCATCCTCACCGTCCCCGCGGCCGTGTTCGCGCAGGTCACCAAGCCGGACTCGGCCGCCGCGCGCGACAGCGCTGCGCAGCGCCTCGTACCGGTGAACGTGCGAGCCACCCGCAGCGGTCAGTCAGGCTTCGGATCACCGCTGGCCATTACGCACGTCGATCGCTCGGCCTACGCCGCCAAGTCCGGTTTCGGCCTGAATGACGCCATGGCGGGCGTGCCCGGCGCCCTGGTGCAATCACGCTATGGGACGTCCGATGTGCGGATCACCATCCGTGGCTTCGGTGCGCGAGGGGCCGGTGATCGCTCAAATGCCGGCACGTCGCGAGGCATTCGCGTGCTGTTGGATGGCATTCCGGAAACTGAACCCGACGGACGCACTTCGTTTGACAACATCGACCTCGCGGCGTCGGAAGGCATCGACGTGATTCGCTCCAACGCCAGCTCGCTGTGGGGCAATGCGGCCGGCGGCGTGGTGAGCGTGTCCACGGTGCCCAATGGTGTCGATCGTCCGTTCTCGTCGGTGCAGATGATGAGCGGCAGCTTCGGCATGCAGCGGTATGTCGCGCAAATAGGTGCGCCAGTGGGCAATGGCGGCGTCGCCTATGCCACGCTCACCAACACCACGTTGGACGGGTGGCGCGTGAACTCCGATGCGCGCCGCGTGCTGTTCAACGCCGGCCTGGCCACGCCGGTTGGCGAGAAGACGCTCGTGCGAATGCATCTGCTCGGCGCCAACAATCTGATGCACATCCCGGGCCCGTTGTCCGCCGCCCAGGTTGCCGCCGATCCCAAGCAGGCCAACGCCACCTACAACACCCGCGACGAACGGCGCTACAATCGTCTGGGTCGACTGGGCATGGCGGTCGAGCACAAAATCGACGCCAAGCAGTCGGTGTCGACGACCGCGTATGTGAACCCCAAGTTCCTGCAGCGCTCCGAGCGCGGCACCTTCCGGGATTTCACGCGTTACCATGTGGGAGGCAACGTCCAGTACAATCGCGTGGAAGTCCTGGGCGGGAAGTCCAATCGGTTCACGAGTGGCATTGACCAGGCCTATCAGGACGGTGCGATCCTGTTCTACGGATTGACGGCGGCCGGAAAGCGTGCGGCGGATTTGCGCGACAACAAGAAAGAGGGTGCCTATAACTCAGGCATTTATGCCGAGGATGAGTTGTCCGTCTCCGACAAGTTGGCGCTCACCGTTGGCGCGCGGGCGGATGCCATCAGCTACTACTATCAGAGCTTCATCGACGCCAAGACCAACGCCAGCAAGCGCTTTGCGCGCGTGACACCCAAGCTCGGTGCGACCTGGCGCGTCTCGCCCACACATACGTTCTACGCGAATGTCGGAGGCGGCATCGAAGCGCCCGCGGGCAACGAGACCGATCCGGCCAGCACCTTTGGCCAGGACACGGTGACCGCGATCAATCCGCTGCTGGAGCCCATTCGCTCGACCACCTTTGAGCTGGGCTCCAAGCACGCCTTTGCAGTTGGTACGGGTGAGCATTTTGTCCAGACGGTCAGCTACGATGTCGCTGGCTATCTCACCAATGTTGCCAACGAAATCGTGCCGTATCGCGGGGGGCGATTCTATTTCACCGCCGGTGAAGCGCGTCGCATGGGTCTCGAAATCGGCCTGACAGCGCACGCCAAACATGGATTCAGCCTGCAGAACGCCCTCACGCTATCCAGGAACACCTACCAGAAGTATCTGGTTGACTCCGTGCACTACAGCGCGGCCAAGGCGGGCGTGTTCGCGGACTACTCGGGCAACAGGATTGTCGGTATTCCCGACTGGTTCTACTCGTCCAATCTGGTGTTCGCGCCCAGCACGGCCCCGTTGGGTCTCGCGCTGCAGGCCGGCATACAGGGTACTGGCAGCTACTTCGCGGACGATGCCAACAAGGTGACGGTTGACGCGTCACACATCATCGGCGTGGGGATTCGCGCCGATCGGCTCATGCACGTGGGCGACACGTATGTGCGGGGCTTTGTGAGCGTGGAGAATCTGACCGACCGGAAGTGGATCGGCAGCGCCTATCTCAACCCCGACGTGGTGAGCAACGTGCCTCTGGCGTACGAGCCCGGCAGCCCGCGCAGTGTGCTGGTCAGCTTCAGTGTGTCACGGGGGCGGTAA
- a CDS encoding HAMP domain-containing protein, producing MFAWPSSLRSRLTLWYTILLAVPLIAFALVCYVAVSRTLERRTDVFIGDALTAFARELAAERRAAWPVRESMQRTVDEVRFRELHIAILDKDAAVIAMSTLAENDDAAAESASRPSADMERDVLAALRMRDRSLPVTLSVASHGSRFRVLARPFEAERQPFTLTGTYALRDIDAVLRQLREIFQLAIPVMLLGAAAGGSALARRSLAPVAAMAAQAAAISERNLHQRLPASGGDELVGLARVVNGLLDRLETSFDRQRRFISDASHELRTPTAVVRTEADVTLSREHRSEEEYRGSVAVIRDAARRLTRIVDDLFLLSRADSGHLVPRRDALYLDEVVHHATRAVRSVAQQRGVEVELHALIEAPCVGDEDLLGRLVLNLLDNAIKYSPTGATVDVVMSQQSTEYVVTVTDAGPGIPPAERERVFERFVRLDTARSRTDDSTTSGAGLGLAIARRIAEMHGGRLVIAESRPGRTVFQLVLPSAPLTAPVTH from the coding sequence ATGTTCGCGTGGCCGTCGTCTCTCCGTTCGCGACTCACGCTGTGGTACACCATACTGCTGGCTGTCCCGCTGATCGCGTTTGCGCTGGTCTGCTATGTCGCCGTGTCACGTACGCTGGAGCGACGCACCGACGTGTTCATTGGCGACGCACTGACCGCTTTTGCCCGCGAACTCGCGGCCGAACGGCGCGCCGCCTGGCCGGTGCGCGAGTCGATGCAGCGTACGGTGGACGAAGTGCGCTTCCGGGAATTGCACATCGCGATTCTCGACAAGGACGCGGCGGTCATCGCCATGAGCACGCTGGCCGAGAATGATGACGCCGCCGCGGAAAGCGCCAGTCGGCCCTCGGCCGACATGGAGCGCGATGTGCTGGCCGCGCTGCGGATGCGTGACCGCTCCCTGCCCGTTACACTGAGCGTGGCCAGCCATGGCAGCCGGTTTCGCGTGCTGGCACGTCCGTTCGAGGCCGAGCGACAGCCGTTCACCCTGACGGGCACGTATGCGCTGCGTGACATCGATGCGGTGTTGCGGCAACTGCGCGAGATCTTTCAGTTGGCGATTCCCGTGATGCTGCTGGGTGCCGCCGCTGGCGGCAGTGCACTGGCCCGCCGCAGCCTTGCGCCGGTGGCCGCCATGGCCGCGCAGGCGGCGGCGATCAGCGAGCGCAATCTGCACCAACGCCTGCCGGCTTCCGGCGGCGATGAACTCGTGGGGCTCGCCCGCGTGGTGAACGGACTGCTGGATCGACTGGAAACCAGTTTTGACCGTCAGCGGCGCTTCATCAGCGATGCGTCGCATGAATTACGGACGCCCACGGCGGTCGTCCGCACCGAGGCGGATGTCACCCTTTCGCGCGAGCATCGCAGCGAAGAGGAGTATCGCGGATCGGTGGCGGTCATTCGCGACGCAGCGCGGCGCCTGACCCGCATTGTCGACGATCTGTTCCTGCTCTCGCGTGCCGACTCGGGTCACCTGGTGCCACGACGGGATGCCCTCTATCTCGATGAGGTCGTCCACCACGCCACCCGGGCCGTGCGATCGGTCGCTCAGCAGCGCGGCGTGGAGGTCGAGCTGCACGCCCTCATCGAGGCGCCGTGTGTCGGCGACGAGGATCTCCTCGGCCGACTGGTACTCAATCTCCTCGACAACGCCATCAAATATTCGCCCACGGGCGCCACGGTGGACGTGGTGATGTCACAGCAATCCACAGAATACGTCGTCACGGTGACCGACGCCGGTCCGGGAATCCCCCCCGCTGAACGGGAACGCGTGTTCGAACGATTCGTGCGACTCGACACCGCGCGCTCCCGCACCGACGACAGTACGACGAGCGGCGCCGGCCTGGGCCTGGCCATCGCTCGCCGCATTGCCGAGATGCATGGCGGTCGGTTGGTGATCGCCGAGTCGCGTCCGGGTCGAACCGTTTTTCAGCTGGTGTTGCCCAGTGCGCCCCTTACCGCCCCCGTGACACACTGA
- a CDS encoding helix-hairpin-helix domain-containing protein yields MSVRRSAKATTAQDARVFTDIPNIGPSIAGDLALLGFGSPAQLAGQDPYALYDRLCALTQCRQDPCVADVFIAAVRFMEGAPPHPWWHYTAERKRTFKAREGVS; encoded by the coding sequence ATGTCTGTACGACGCTCGGCCAAGGCCACCACCGCGCAAGACGCACGCGTGTTTACGGATATTCCCAACATCGGGCCGTCCATTGCCGGTGACTTGGCACTGCTCGGCTTCGGATCACCCGCACAACTCGCCGGTCAGGATCCGTACGCGCTCTACGATCGCTTGTGCGCGCTGACACAATGTCGGCAGGATCCCTGCGTCGCCGACGTCTTCATCGCCGCAGTACGGTTCATGGAAGGGGCGCCTCCGCATCCGTGGTGGCACTATACCGCCGAACGGAAGCGCACGTTCAAGGCGCGCGAAGGCGTGTCTTAG